In the genome of Natronorubrum daqingense, the window ATCCGGAATCTTTCTGTAAATACTGGGTCACTCCCGCCGCAATCGCCTCGCTCGCCACCGTCTCCGATCCTCGACCCGTAAACAGAATAAACGGTAGTTCGGGATCACTTTCACGAACGCGATCGAGCAATTCGAGGCCCGTCAGCGTCGGCATCTCGTAGTCGCTCACGATACAATCGATCGGCTGCTCGTCGAGACACTCGAGCGCCTCACAGGCGCCCGTCGCCGTTTTTGTCACGATCGCGTCTCGCTCGCGCTCGAGCATTTCACCGGCGAGTTCGGCAAATCCGGGTTCGTTATCGACTACGAGGACGGTGATCGGTTGCGTCATTGATTTCGATTCGGTCTGCCGTGGGGACAGTCTCTGATTGCGAACACTCGATTGAGTACTAAATAAGTAGCTCTTGAAGGTTATCCGGTCCGATCGTGGCTGTGTTTGGGGCGACAGTTTTCAGGAATCGTTCCGTCGAATTCGTAGGAGTCTGCCCAATTTATCGATGGATGATCGATACGTGAATCGAATCGTAACTCCATCTTTTGGGTCGTTGCATCCACCTCGTTGACCCAGTACAGTGTGTCAGTCGCGGGGTAGTACACGACGAACGCATCGATTGCATCACCATACGTGTGCTCGTAGTACTCTCCATCTTTCGTCGTTTGTGAGTGCGTATTGAAACGTATCGTTTCGGCCTTGTTCTTCCACGCTGTCTTGCACTGAATTCGGTAGAGATCCCCGCTATCACCGACGACGAAATCGTACTTGTCGTTGTCTCCAAATGGAATTGAAACGTTGTACCCATACTCGATCAGTGTCGCAAGTACTTTCGACTCAGTCCGATCTCCAACGTCCTTCGAATTAGATATACCGTGATTGCCTTTACTTTCCGATAAAAATATGCGGATTCGAGAACACTTTCGCCTTTTGACAGCTGTTAGCCGATCAAAAAGCTCCCGGAGCGGGGTTTGAACCACGGTCGTTTCGCTGGCTGTGTTCGCTTCACTCCTTGATTCAAATCCCTATCGAGGGTTTTCACAGACAAGCGACTCGCTTTACTCGTCGTGTTCGTTTGTAAAAACGGCCGGAGTGGGATTTGAACCCCCTGAACGTCGCTCACTTCGTTCGCTCGTTCCGTCGTTCAAATCTCTATTGAGTTTCTCTCGATTTCAGTCCTCGCTCGTCGCTACGCTCCTCACTCGAGAGTTGAAATCAAGAGAACGCCCGGAGCGGGATTTGAACCGAAGCCAGACGTGCTCGCTCCCGCTGGTCGCTGTGCGCGACTGGCAGGGTTCAAATCCCTCTTTTCGTCTTTCCCGCTCACGAAGAGCGAGCACACGCTCCGCGGTGCTCGTCGGAGTTGTTCGCGAAAGAAGACGCCCGGAGCGGGATTTGAACCCGCGTCACAACCGTGACAGGGTTGTATGATGGGCCACTACACCATCCGGGCTTACAACACATCGTTTCCCGGTGACACTCTTAAGGGTTGTGCTCTGGAGATTGGCTGACTCACTTCCCTCACTGTCTTGACGGAATTTTCTATTACGGAAGTGAGTATGGAAACCGCTTTTCGAGCCGTGGTTCACTCGCGAATCGACGTCGATAGAAAGCACCCGGTGCGGGATTTGAACCACGGTCGTTTCGCTCTACTCCCGATTCAAATTCCGCTTCGTGTCGTCTATTCCGCTCACGGATGACGAGCACACGCTACGCGGTGCTCGATGGAATTGTTCGCGGAAGAAGACGCCTGGGGCGGGATTTGAACCCCCTGAACGTCGCTCACTTCGTTCGCTCGTTCCGTCGTTCAAATCTCTATTGAGTTTCTCTCGATTTCAGTCCTCGCTCGTCGCTACGCTCCTCACTCGAGAGTTGAAATCGAAGAAGCGCCCGGAGCGGGATTTGAACCCGCGTCACAACCGTGACAGGGTTGTATGATGGGCCACTACACCATCCGGGCTTACAACACATCGTTTCCCGGTGACGGTATTAAGGCTTTCCAATCGTGTGGCGTATGGTACGGGGAATCGGGACACGACGCCGGCACATCGACGAACTTTGTCACCGTCACACATGCTCCACAAGGAATTTAACTGATACTGGGATAGTAGCAGATGTGATCGGCACCTTCGATCAGGGTTGCCCGGTCGGCTAGCTACTGCTTCCGCTCGAGTTAGAAACCGTTAAATGCGTCCCGCCGGTATCTTCCTGTAGTATCCCGTGACAGCCGTTTCTCTCCCGATAGCCCACATGCACATCAACCTCAACACATGGTAGACGTAAGCCAACACGAACTCGTACCGGAGCACACTGTGCTCGATGAGGACGTCCTCGAGGGTGTCCTGACCGAGTACGACATCGACCGTACAGACTTACCGAAAATCAAACGCACCGATTCAGCCTTACCGGACGAAGCGGAGGTCGGAGACGTCATCAAAATCGTTCGGGACTCACGGACAACTGACCAGGCAGTCGTATATCGACTTGTGGTGGAATAATGGCAACTGAACTGAACAGATCAAAACGACGCGACATTTCACGCGAATACTTCTCGAAGGAACGACTCGCAGAACACCACTACCGTTCGTTCAACTCCTTCCTCAACCGGGGGATGCAACGGGTGGTCGACGAGAAGGAGACGATCGATACGGACATTGGCGATAAAGAGGGCGAAGAACCGGTTCACGTCAAACTCGGCGACGTTCGCGTCGTCACGCCTCGAGTTCGGGAAGCAGACGGCTCCGAAGAGTTGCTCTACCCGCAAGAGGCCAGACTCCGCAACATCACGTACTCCGCGCCGGTCTTCATGGAGATGTCGATCGTCAAGGGCGAGGAAGGTGACGAGCGGGTCGTCGACTCCACGGAGACGAAGATCGGTCGGATGCCGATCATGGTCGGCTCCGATAAGTGTAACATCGCCGGTTTCTCCGACGAGGAACTGATCGAGATCGGCGAAGACCCCGCTGATCCGGGTGGCTACTTCATCGTCAACGGCTCCGAGCGCGTGCTGATGACGAGCGAGGACCTCGCGCCGAACAAGATCCTCGCAGAGTACGATACGAAGTACGGCGACGAGATTCAGGTCGCCAAGACCTTCTCCCAGCGCCGTGGCTATCGAGCCCTCGTGCTCTGTGAACGAACGCGAGACGGGCTGCTCGAGGTCTCGTTCCCGTCCGTCTCGGGTTCGATCAACTTCGTCACGCTCGTTCGTGCTCTCGGACTCGAGAGCGACGAAGAGATCGTCCACAAGGTCTCGAACGACCCCGAGGTCGTCAAGTACATGCTCGAGAACCTCGAGGAAGCGGAGGTTCAGACCGAAGAAGAAGCGATCGAGGAACTCGGTAAACGCGTCGCCTCCGGCCAGGGGAAGAACTACCAGCTCAAACGTGCGAACTACGTCATCGATCGGTACCTTCTGCCGCACCTCCACGAGGACGGCGTCGAGGAAGAAGACGTTCGGATCAACAAAGCGCACTATCTCTGTCGGATGGCCGAAGCCTGTTTCGAACTCGCCTTGGGCCGTCGCGATTCGGACGACAAAGACCACTACGCGAACAAGCGACTGAAGGTCAGTGGCGACCTGATGAAGGATCTGTTCCGGACGGCGCTGAACAAACTCGCACGGGACGTGAAGTACCAACTCGAGCGAGCGAACATGCGAAACCGGAACCTCTCCGTTTCGACGGTGGTTCGCTCGGACGTGCTCACGGAGCGCCTCGAGCACCCGATCGCGACGGGCAACTGGGTCGGCGGCCGATCCGGCGTGTCTCAGCTGGTCGATCGAACGGACTTCATGGGCGTGCTCAGTCACCTTCGCCGTCTGCGATCGCCGCTGTCCCGTTCACAGCCACACTTCGAGGCGCGGGACTTACACGCGACTCAGTGGGGTCGAATCTGTCCCTCCGAGACGCCTGAGGGACCGAACTGTGGGCTGGTGAAGAACTTCGCGCAGGCGATGGAACTCTCCCAGAACGTCGAGGACGAACAGGAACTCAAACGAGAACTGGCATCGATGGGCGTCGAGGGCATTCCGGGCCTCGAGGGCATCGAGCGATCGACCGCAGACGACTAATCAACTATGAGCAGCCAAGAGCGAGAAGCGAAAGTCTACGTCAACGGATCGCTGGTGGGGACCCACCCAGATCCACACGAACTGGCCGAACAGATTCGCGAATCACGACGCATCGGTGACGTCAGCGAGATGGTCAACGTCTCCGTGAAAGAGCGGACGCGTGAAGTGATCGTCAACGCAGACGCCGGCCGAGCACGCCGACCACTGCTGGTCGTCGAAGACGGCGAGCCACGGATCTCCCAACAGGAGATCGAGGCACTTCAGGACGACGACCTCGAGTTCGAGGACTTAGTCGAGCACGGCTACATCGAGTTCATCGACGCCGAGGAAGAAGAGGACATCTACGTCGCCGTCAGCGAAGACGATCTGACCGAGAAACACACGCACCTCGAGATCGATCCGCAACTCATCTTCGGGATCGGTGCGGGGA includes:
- a CDS encoding DNA-directed RNA polymerase subunit H; amino-acid sequence: MVDVSQHELVPEHTVLDEDVLEGVLTEYDIDRTDLPKIKRTDSALPDEAEVGDVIKIVRDSRTTDQAVVYRLVVE
- a CDS encoding DNA-directed RNA polymerase subunit B'' — translated: MATELNRSKRRDISREYFSKERLAEHHYRSFNSFLNRGMQRVVDEKETIDTDIGDKEGEEPVHVKLGDVRVVTPRVREADGSEELLYPQEARLRNITYSAPVFMEMSIVKGEEGDERVVDSTETKIGRMPIMVGSDKCNIAGFSDEELIEIGEDPADPGGYFIVNGSERVLMTSEDLAPNKILAEYDTKYGDEIQVAKTFSQRRGYRALVLCERTRDGLLEVSFPSVSGSINFVTLVRALGLESDEEIVHKVSNDPEVVKYMLENLEEAEVQTEEEAIEELGKRVASGQGKNYQLKRANYVIDRYLLPHLHEDGVEEEDVRINKAHYLCRMAEACFELALGRRDSDDKDHYANKRLKVSGDLMKDLFRTALNKLARDVKYQLERANMRNRNLSVSTVVRSDVLTERLEHPIATGNWVGGRSGVSQLVDRTDFMGVLSHLRRLRSPLSRSQPHFEARDLHATQWGRICPSETPEGPNCGLVKNFAQAMELSQNVEDEQELKRELASMGVEGIPGLEGIERSTADD
- a CDS encoding group I intron-associated PD-(D/E)XK endonuclease, with product MVQTPLRELFDRLTAVKRRKCSRIRIFLSESKGNHGISNSKDVGDRTESKVLATLIEYGYNVSIPFGDNDKYDFVVGDSGDLYRIQCKTAWKNKAETIRFNTHSQTTKDGEYYEHTYGDAIDAFVVYYPATDTLYWVNEVDATTQKMELRFDSRIDHPSINWADSYEFDGTIPENCRPKHSHDRTG